One Mycolicibacterium sarraceniae genomic window carries:
- a CDS encoding patatin-like phospholipase family protein: MPIPATKPLDLVLAGGGVKGIGLAGAVVRLMEAGYRAYRVAGSSAGSIVGAIVAAAAKNDRLTPADVRDLALSIDYRKFLDPGPIERVPLLGASWAILQGSGIYQGDYAHDFIAGQLRDLGVTTFGDLRLDDDELPEEQRYRLVVTAADVTTGQLVRLPWDYRRLYGLDPDEQPVADAVRASMSIPFFFRPVKLTSATGRESTLVDGGLLSNYPIDSLDRPDGEKPRWPTFGVTLLPDLPANNDKVIPALAPLRHFGGPSLLEDVITTILVGRDQAYLNLPWVSCRTIRVDSAKVGVLDFHLNQREIDALYDEGYRAATSFLSTFNERECLERFR, translated from the coding sequence ATGCCTATCCCCGCGACGAAGCCCCTCGACCTGGTCCTTGCTGGTGGCGGGGTGAAGGGCATCGGCCTGGCCGGTGCCGTCGTCAGGCTGATGGAGGCCGGCTACCGGGCCTACCGGGTCGCCGGCTCGTCAGCGGGCTCGATTGTCGGGGCGATCGTGGCCGCGGCCGCCAAGAACGACCGATTGACCCCGGCGGACGTCCGCGACCTGGCGCTGAGCATCGACTATCGCAAGTTCCTCGACCCAGGCCCGATCGAGCGGGTCCCGCTACTGGGGGCGTCCTGGGCGATCCTGCAGGGCTCGGGTATCTACCAGGGTGATTACGCACACGATTTCATCGCCGGCCAGCTGCGCGATCTCGGCGTCACTACCTTCGGTGATCTCCGGCTCGATGACGACGAACTGCCCGAGGAGCAGCGCTACCGACTCGTCGTGACGGCCGCGGACGTCACCACCGGCCAGCTGGTCCGGCTGCCCTGGGATTATCGCCGGCTCTATGGGTTGGACCCCGACGAGCAGCCCGTCGCCGACGCGGTGCGCGCCTCCATGTCGATTCCGTTTTTCTTCCGGCCGGTCAAGCTCACCAGTGCGACGGGCCGCGAGTCGACCCTCGTCGACGGCGGGCTGCTGTCGAACTATCCGATCGATTCGCTCGACCGGCCCGACGGCGAGAAGCCGCGCTGGCCGACGTTCGGGGTGACGCTGCTGCCCGACTTGCCTGCGAACAACGACAAGGTGATCCCCGCGTTGGCCCCGCTGCGGCACTTCGGTGGCCCCAGTCTGCTCGAGGACGTCATCACCACGATCCTGGTCGGGCGTGACCAGGCCTACCTGAACCTGCCGTGGGTGAGTTGCCGCACTATCCGGGTGGATTCGGCGAAGGTCGGCGTCCTGGATTTCCACCTCAATCAACGGGAGATCGACGCGTTGTACGACGAGGGCTACAGGGCTGCTACGTCGTTCCTGTCGACCTTCAACGAGCGGGAATGCCTCGAACGGTTCCGCTGA
- the hrpA gene encoding ATP-dependent RNA helicase HrpA has protein sequence MARVSDSSAEQVRALRARLDGLTLRDATALGRRLKSLRGDVSAETLRQISKQFTAAEALIATRTAAVPTITYPDLPVSDRRAEIATAITENQVVVIAGETGSGKTTQLPKICLELGRGVRGTIGHTQPRRLAARTVAQRIADELGSPLGDTIGYTVRFTDQASDRTLVKLMTDGILLAEIRRDRRLLRYDTLILDEAHERSLNIDFLLGYLRELLPRRPDLKVIVTSATIEPQRFAEHFFGAPIVEVSGRTYPVEIRYRPLEVPVVCEDSDDPDDPDHEIVRTEIRDQTEAIVDAVRELESEPPGDVLVFLSGEREIRDTAEALRDLKNTEVLPLYARLPTAEQQKVFQPSRALRRIVLATNVAETSLTVPGVRYVVDPGAARISRYSRRTKVQRLPIEPISQASAAQRAGRSGRTAPGVCIRLYSEEDFAARPRYTDPEILRTNLAAVILQMAALQLGEIERFPFLDPPEQRSIRDGVALLQELGAFDSAGAITDIGRRLAQLPVDPRLARMILQADTEGCVREVLVLAAALSIPDPRERPVDREEAARQKHARFADEHSDFVSFLNLWRYLGEERKARSGSAFRRMCREEFLHYLRIREWQDLTGQLRSIARDIGIRESVDPEPADPARVHAAVVAGLLSHIGLREGDSRDYTGARNSRFVLAPGSVLTKRPPRWIVVADLVETSRLYGRIAARVEPEVLERVAGHLVQRTYSEPHWDAKRGAVMAFERVTLYGLALVPRRRVGYATVDPAVSRELFVRHALVQGEWQTRHHFFADNARLRAELAELEERARRRDLLVGDDEIYAFYDNRIPQHVVSARHFDGWWKKQRHQTPELLTFTRDDLLRVDDDAAERPDNWQAGDLSLPLTYRFEPGASDDGVTVHIPVGVLARLGGDEFGWQVPALREELVTALIRSLPKDLRRNFVPAPDTARAVLAEINAGHEPLLEALQRELHRRTGVLVPISAFDLDKLPAHLRVTFAVEAVDGTEVARGKDLEVLQRQLAGSARQAVADAVASDLERTGLRTWPDDLDRLPDNVERTVGGHRVRGYPALVDSGGAVDVRVFATAAERDAAMKAGTRRLLRLAVSSPVKSLEKALDPRTRLVLGANPDGSLAALLEDCADAAVDVLAAQPVWTRTDFAALRDRVAAALPATTRDIVARVQKVLAALQDVELALPDKPVPAQADAVADVRAQLDNLVDSHFVTTTGAGRLADLTRYLMAINRRLDRLAQAPQADQDRMQRVQAIEDAYAELLQALSPTRAAAADVRDIAWQIEEFRVSLWAQQLGTPRPVSEQRIYRAIDAVLA, from the coding sequence GTGGCGCGAGTGTCCGATTCCTCCGCCGAACAGGTGCGCGCGCTGCGCGCCCGCCTCGACGGACTAACCCTGCGCGACGCCACCGCGCTGGGCCGGCGGCTCAAATCTCTACGCGGGGACGTCTCGGCCGAGACGCTGCGGCAGATCTCGAAGCAATTCACCGCCGCCGAGGCGCTGATCGCCACCCGCACCGCCGCCGTCCCGACAATCACCTACCCGGACCTTCCGGTCAGCGACCGGCGCGCCGAGATCGCCACTGCCATCACCGAAAACCAGGTCGTCGTCATCGCCGGCGAAACCGGCTCGGGTAAGACCACCCAGCTGCCCAAGATCTGCCTGGAGCTGGGCCGCGGAGTGCGCGGGACCATCGGCCACACCCAGCCCCGTCGGCTGGCGGCACGCACGGTGGCCCAGCGCATCGCCGACGAACTCGGCAGCCCGTTGGGCGACACGATCGGCTACACGGTGCGCTTCACCGACCAGGCGAGTGATCGCACCTTGGTGAAGCTGATGACCGACGGCATCCTGCTCGCCGAGATCCGGCGTGACCGGCGGCTGCTGCGCTACGACACACTGATCCTCGACGAGGCGCACGAGCGCAGCCTCAACATCGACTTCCTGCTCGGCTACCTGCGCGAGTTGTTGCCGCGGCGGCCGGATCTCAAGGTGATCGTCACCTCGGCGACCATCGAGCCACAGCGGTTCGCCGAGCACTTCTTCGGGGCGCCGATCGTCGAAGTGTCCGGGCGTACCTACCCGGTCGAGATCAGGTATCGCCCGCTGGAAGTTCCTGTGGTGTGCGAAGATTCGGATGATCCCGACGACCCTGACCACGAGATCGTGCGCACCGAGATTCGCGACCAGACCGAGGCGATCGTCGACGCGGTGCGCGAATTGGAGTCCGAACCGCCCGGTGACGTTCTGGTCTTCCTATCGGGAGAGCGGGAAATCCGGGACACGGCCGAGGCGCTACGTGATCTGAAGAACACCGAGGTGCTCCCGCTGTACGCGCGGCTGCCCACCGCCGAGCAGCAGAAGGTATTCCAGCCGTCGCGCGCGTTGCGGCGAATTGTGTTGGCCACCAACGTGGCCGAGACGTCGCTGACCGTGCCGGGGGTGCGGTATGTGGTTGACCCGGGTGCGGCCCGGATCTCGAGGTACAGCCGGCGCACCAAGGTGCAGCGGCTGCCGATCGAACCCATCTCACAGGCGTCGGCCGCGCAGCGGGCCGGTCGCTCGGGGCGCACCGCACCCGGGGTCTGCATCCGGCTGTACTCCGAAGAGGATTTCGCCGCACGCCCGCGGTACACCGACCCCGAGATCCTGCGCACCAACCTGGCCGCGGTGATCCTGCAGATGGCCGCACTGCAGCTCGGGGAGATCGAACGCTTCCCTTTTCTCGACCCGCCTGAGCAGCGCAGCATCCGCGACGGCGTTGCGCTGCTGCAGGAGTTGGGTGCCTTCGATTCCGCTGGCGCGATCACCGATATCGGCCGCCGGCTGGCGCAATTGCCGGTCGATCCCCGCCTGGCCCGGATGATCCTTCAGGCCGACACCGAGGGCTGCGTGCGTGAGGTTCTGGTGCTCGCTGCGGCGCTGTCGATCCCCGACCCCAGGGAACGTCCCGTCGACCGAGAAGAGGCAGCCCGGCAGAAACACGCCCGGTTCGCCGACGAACATTCGGATTTCGTGTCCTTCCTCAACCTGTGGCGATACCTCGGCGAAGAACGAAAGGCGCGATCCGGCAGCGCCTTCCGGCGGATGTGCCGCGAGGAGTTCCTGCACTATCTGCGTATCCGGGAATGGCAGGACCTGACCGGCCAGCTGCGCAGTATCGCCCGTGATATCGGAATCCGGGAATCCGTCGACCCCGAACCAGCCGATCCGGCACGGGTGCACGCCGCTGTCGTCGCCGGGCTTCTGTCGCATATTGGCCTGCGCGAGGGGGATTCGCGCGACTACACGGGTGCGCGCAATTCCAGGTTTGTGCTTGCCCCGGGATCGGTGCTGACCAAGCGGCCGCCGCGCTGGATTGTGGTGGCCGACCTGGTGGAGACCAGCCGGCTCTACGGGCGCATCGCCGCGCGCGTAGAACCCGAGGTACTCGAACGGGTGGCCGGGCATCTCGTGCAGCGCACCTACAGTGAACCGCACTGGGATGCCAAGCGCGGCGCGGTGATGGCCTTCGAGCGGGTGACTCTGTACGGCCTTGCGCTGGTGCCGCGGCGGCGGGTGGGATACGCCACCGTCGACCCGGCGGTGTCCCGGGAATTGTTCGTCCGTCACGCGCTGGTGCAGGGGGAGTGGCAGACCCGACATCACTTCTTCGCCGACAACGCACGGCTGCGCGCTGAGCTCGCCGAACTCGAGGAGCGGGCCCGGCGCCGCGATCTGCTGGTCGGCGACGACGAGATCTATGCCTTCTACGACAACAGGATTCCGCAGCACGTGGTCTCAGCGCGGCACTTCGACGGCTGGTGGAAGAAACAACGTCACCAGACCCCGGAGTTGTTGACCTTCACCCGAGACGACCTGCTGCGCGTCGATGACGATGCGGCCGAGCGGCCGGACAACTGGCAGGCCGGCGACCTGTCGTTGCCGCTGACCTACCGGTTTGAGCCCGGTGCGTCCGATGACGGGGTGACTGTGCACATCCCGGTCGGGGTGCTGGCCCGCCTCGGCGGCGACGAGTTCGGCTGGCAAGTGCCGGCGTTGCGCGAGGAATTGGTGACCGCGCTGATCAGGTCACTGCCGAAGGACTTGCGCCGCAACTTCGTTCCGGCACCGGACACCGCGCGGGCGGTGCTCGCCGAGATCAACGCAGGCCACGAACCACTGCTGGAAGCGCTGCAGCGTGAATTACACCGGCGCACCGGAGTTCTGGTACCAATCAGCGCATTCGATCTGGACAAGCTGCCCGCGCATCTACGGGTGACCTTCGCCGTCGAAGCGGTCGACGGCACCGAGGTGGCCCGCGGCAAGGACCTCGAGGTGCTACAGCGCCAGCTTGCCGGCTCGGCCCGCCAGGCAGTGGCCGACGCGGTGGCCAGCGACCTGGAAAGGACTGGGCTCCGCACCTGGCCCGACGACTTGGACCGGTTGCCGGACAACGTCGAACGCACCGTAGGGGGGCATCGTGTGCGGGGCTATCCGGCCCTGGTCGATTCCGGAGGCGCCGTGGATGTGCGGGTGTTCGCCACCGCGGCCGAACGGGACGCGGCGATGAAGGCGGGCACCCGTCGCCTGTTGCGGTTGGCGGTGTCCTCGCCGGTGAAATCGCTTGAGAAGGCTCTGGATCCACGCACGCGCCTGGTCTTGGGAGCCAACCCGGACGGGTCGCTGGCCGCGCTTCTCGAAGACTGCGCCGATGCGGCCGTCGATGTCCTGGCAGCCCAGCCGGTCTGGACCAGAACAGATTTCGCGGCACTTCGTGACCGAGTTGCGGCGGCCCTGCCCGCGACCACGCGGGATATCGTGGCCCGGGTGCAGAAGGTACTGGCCGCTCTGCAGGATGTGGAACTCGCGCTTCCTGACAAGCCGGTACCGGCGCAAGCGGATGCGGTGGCTGACGTCCGCGCGCAGCTGGACAACCTGGTGGACAGCCACTTCGTCACCACTACCGGTGCCGGCCGACTGGCCGACCTGACCCGATATCTGATGGCGATCAACCGCCGCCTCGACCGGCTGGCGCAAGCCCCGCAGGCCGACCAGGACCGGATGCAGCGCGTCCAGGCCATCGAGGACGCCTATGCCGAGTTGCTGCAGGCGCTGTCGCCCACCCGCGCCGCTGCCGCCGATGTACGCGATATCGCCTGGCAGATCGAGGAATTCCGGGTCAGCCTGTGGGCTCAGCAGCTGGGCACCCCCAGGCCGGTCAGTGAACAACGCATCTATCGCGCGATCGACGCCGTCCTGGCTTGA
- a CDS encoding aminoglycoside phosphotransferase family protein: MTVLPAGVRAMAGRGPQWATWIDALPRLTRDVIAQWRLRPDGPATHGYCSLVLPVWTPDGAAAMLKVAFPNDESEHEHLALRRWGGDGTVRLLSADPHRRALVLERLGDTDLTAVPDLEACRIVAGLYRQLHVRAMPQLRPLTYYLDRWTAQLAELPRSAPIPRRLVEQALSQCADLTADPAAEARVIHCDLHYENVLAARRQPWLVIDPKPVNGDPHYEIAPMLWNRFDELAGDVRDGIRRRFYTLVDAADFDEDRARAWVVIRMVFNAMWAVQEAERNWLTTCIAVAKAVQD, from the coding sequence GTGACCGTCCTGCCCGCCGGGGTGCGGGCGATGGCCGGCCGCGGGCCACAGTGGGCGACGTGGATTGATGCCCTGCCCAGGCTGACCCGTGACGTCATCGCGCAGTGGCGGCTCCGGCCCGACGGCCCCGCCACCCATGGCTACTGCTCACTGGTGCTGCCCGTGTGGACACCCGACGGCGCCGCGGCCATGCTCAAGGTCGCCTTCCCCAACGACGAATCCGAGCACGAGCACCTGGCACTGCGGCGTTGGGGTGGCGACGGTACGGTGCGGCTGCTGAGCGCCGATCCGCACCGCCGGGCACTCGTGCTGGAACGGCTCGGCGACACGGACCTGACCGCAGTCCCCGACCTCGAGGCCTGCCGGATCGTCGCCGGGCTGTACCGGCAGCTACACGTGCGCGCCATGCCGCAGTTACGACCGCTGACCTACTACCTCGACCGCTGGACCGCCCAGCTGGCCGAGTTACCGCGCAGCGCACCGATCCCGCGCCGGTTGGTCGAACAGGCGCTGAGCCAGTGTGCCGACCTGACGGCAGATCCCGCTGCCGAGGCACGCGTGATCCATTGCGATCTGCACTACGAGAACGTGCTTGCGGCCCGCCGCCAACCCTGGCTGGTCATCGACCCTAAACCTGTCAACGGCGACCCGCACTACGAGATCGCGCCGATGTTGTGGAACCGCTTCGACGAACTGGCGGGCGACGTCCGAGACGGCATTCGCCGGCGTTTCTACACACTCGTCGACGCCGCCGACTTCGATGAGGACCGGGCGCGGGCCTGGGTGGTGATCCGCATGGTGTTCAACGCGATGTGGGCGGTTCAAGAAGCCGAGCGCAACTGGCTCACCACCTGTATCGCGGTCGCCAAAGCTGTTCAGGATTAA
- a CDS encoding Rv0518 family GDSL lipase yields the protein MSAVVVLAAIFGYSQPSVGYALANRGSQFSRIAVIGDSYTTGTDEGGQGPQSWTSRAWLLLASQGARIDADVAAEGGAGYGIRGNQGSLFEDLTTRAVDRDDVLVVFFGSRNDQPVDMQQYPGLVHDTFGIARRAAPQAKFLVIGPPWPTADPPGEVLALRDSLRAQAEAAGAVFVDPLAERWFVGRPDLIGPDGVHPTDAGHAYMAEKIAPLIRSQLAIPLSAS from the coding sequence ATGTCGGCCGTCGTGGTGTTGGCCGCGATCTTCGGCTATTCCCAACCATCGGTGGGCTACGCATTGGCCAACCGTGGCTCGCAGTTCAGCCGGATAGCGGTGATCGGCGACTCCTACACAACCGGTACCGACGAGGGCGGGCAGGGGCCGCAATCGTGGACCTCGCGGGCCTGGCTGCTGCTGGCCAGCCAGGGGGCCAGGATCGACGCCGATGTCGCCGCCGAAGGCGGTGCCGGCTACGGAATCCGCGGCAACCAGGGGAGTTTGTTCGAGGATCTCACCACCCGAGCCGTCGACCGTGACGACGTCCTGGTGGTGTTCTTCGGATCCCGCAATGACCAGCCCGTCGACATGCAGCAGTACCCCGGACTCGTCCACGACACCTTCGGAATCGCCCGCCGGGCGGCGCCCCAGGCCAAGTTCCTGGTGATCGGACCGCCCTGGCCGACAGCCGACCCGCCGGGCGAGGTACTGGCCCTTCGGGACTCACTGCGCGCCCAGGCCGAAGCCGCGGGCGCGGTGTTCGTCGATCCGCTCGCCGAGCGATGGTTTGTCGGACGCCCGGACCTGATCGGACCGGACGGCGTCCATCCCACCGATGCGGGCCACGCCTATATGGCCGAGAAGATCGCCCCGCTGATCCGCAGTCAGCTCGCGATCCCGCTCTCAGCTAGCTGA
- a CDS encoding acyltransferase family protein: MGNVRTGEIRALTGLRIVAAMWVVLFHFRPLIWEASPRLKDDLAPLFDAGAQGVDLFFILSGFVLAWNYLDRMGSQWSGRATLHFLWLRLSRVWPVYLVTMHIAAAWIIFTLHVGTVPSPDVEKLDAISYARQLFMVQLWYEPFFDGTSWDGPAWSISAEWLAYLLFGGIILVVFRMSRVTRARTLMLLAFAAALPPTVLLLASGHLYTPWSWLPRIVAQFLAGVLACAAVRRLHLGKRAQYAAGFAATLLTAAIVGILYYYDANPVAGMVDPGGVVALLFMPLVVTLSIGIGSLPALLSTRLLVYGGQISFSLYMVHEIVHTSWNWAVQEYQIDLPASVQKLVVVSLIAAAVACAMLLFHAVEEPARRWMRRMVDFRDVQHDVHTGPPAAESNRLASIDQARDARPPRSSARAG; this comes from the coding sequence ATGGGAAACGTGCGAACCGGAGAAATCAGAGCTCTGACCGGTCTTCGCATCGTCGCCGCCATGTGGGTGGTGCTCTTTCATTTCCGCCCCCTGATCTGGGAAGCCTCCCCGCGCCTCAAGGACGACCTCGCGCCACTGTTCGACGCGGGAGCCCAGGGTGTGGACCTGTTCTTCATCCTGAGCGGCTTCGTCCTGGCGTGGAACTACCTCGACCGGATGGGATCCCAGTGGTCCGGCCGGGCCACCCTGCATTTCCTGTGGCTGCGGCTGTCCCGGGTCTGGCCGGTGTACCTGGTGACCATGCACATCGCGGCCGCGTGGATCATCTTCACGCTGCACGTCGGCACGGTGCCGTCCCCGGACGTCGAGAAGCTCGACGCCATCAGCTATGCGCGCCAGCTCTTCATGGTGCAGCTCTGGTACGAACCGTTCTTCGACGGCACCAGCTGGGACGGGCCGGCCTGGTCGATCAGCGCGGAATGGCTGGCCTACCTGTTGTTCGGCGGGATCATTCTGGTGGTCTTCCGAATGTCGCGGGTGACCCGGGCACGCACGCTGATGTTGCTCGCCTTCGCCGCTGCGCTGCCGCCGACGGTGCTGCTCTTGGCCAGTGGCCACCTCTACACGCCGTGGAGCTGGCTGCCGCGCATCGTGGCCCAGTTCCTGGCCGGTGTGCTGGCGTGCGCTGCGGTGCGCCGCCTCCACCTCGGCAAACGCGCGCAGTACGCCGCCGGCTTCGCCGCGACACTGCTGACCGCCGCGATCGTCGGCATCCTCTACTACTACGACGCTAACCCGGTCGCCGGCATGGTCGACCCCGGCGGGGTGGTCGCTCTGCTCTTTATGCCGCTGGTGGTCACCCTGTCGATCGGTATCGGCAGCCTGCCGGCCCTGCTCTCGACCCGCCTCCTGGTCTATGGCGGCCAGATTTCGTTCAGCCTGTATATGGTCCACGAGATAGTGCACACCTCGTGGAATTGGGCCGTCCAGGAGTACCAGATCGACCTCCCCGCATCGGTGCAGAAGCTCGTCGTCGTGTCTCTGATCGCCGCCGCGGTTGCTTGTGCGATGCTGCTGTTCCACGCGGTTGAGGAACCGGCACGGCGCTGGATGCGCAGGATGGTCGATTTCCGTGACGTGCAGCACGATGTGCACACCGGCCCACCGGCGGCGGAAAGCAACCGGCTGGCCTCCATCGACCAGGCCCGCGACGCCCGTCCGCCGCGGTCGTCGGCCCGCGCCGGATAG
- a CDS encoding DUF732 domain-containing protein: MTVRASGAQVLAVTAGVLVAATIWPASAHADPADASGVLSAVGIGNGGPITQLIEQIGQQICPLIVKPGGDLVSNATTASGHGGLASQVTGFVAEQAIKSQCPTAMTQLANGNFGPIMQLMSTANQASGTLNALSGTATPALPSIPSVPSLTLPQTG, encoded by the coding sequence ATGACTGTTCGAGCATCAGGCGCCCAAGTACTTGCCGTTACCGCCGGGGTGCTCGTCGCCGCCACGATCTGGCCGGCGTCGGCGCACGCCGACCCCGCCGATGCCAGCGGTGTTCTGAGCGCGGTCGGTATCGGAAATGGCGGGCCGATCACGCAATTGATCGAGCAGATCGGACAACAGATCTGCCCGTTGATCGTCAAGCCGGGCGGTGACCTGGTGTCCAACGCCACCACGGCCAGCGGCCATGGTGGTCTTGCCTCCCAGGTGACCGGGTTCGTCGCTGAGCAGGCCATCAAGTCGCAGTGCCCCACGGCCATGACCCAACTGGCCAATGGCAACTTCGGACCGATCATGCAGCTGATGAGCACCGCCAACCAGGCGTCGGGCACGCTCAACGCGCTGAGCGGCACGGCGACGCCTGCGCTGCCGTCGATTCCCTCGGTGCCCTCGCTGACGTTGCCGCAGACTGGCTAA
- a CDS encoding PTS transporter subunit EIIC — MSETAKDSGAQQKSGLRIPGFAQLQRLGKSLMLPIAVLPAAGILLRLGQDDLLGRIKVPVIGPFFQAMSAAGGALFDNLPLLFAIGVAIGFARKADGSTALAAAVGYLVMQAVFKTMSPFVLAGQLNKAGEQAQIDYKVFGGIVVGLLTAWLFDRYHTIALPSYLGFFGGRRFVPIVVSVAVLFLAFALSYFYPVFDAGLTGLGKFITGAGALGAFVYGFANRMLIPLGLHHIPNSYIWFLYGDYQTPGGKLVTGDIPRFTAGDPTGGAYTAGFYPILMFGLPAAALAMIHVANKKQRKVAVGILAAAALTAFLTGVTEPLEFAFMFVAFPLYVVHAVLTGLSLAIAYLLDIHLGFSFSAGLIDLVLYGNAPAAKNVPLLIVMGLVYFAVYYLLFRFVITKWNMRTPGREPEAEFDAEERANLGDGGESATAVEVGGSVGGGTAAPAAVDSKAEQLIAAFGGRENLRNVDACITRLRMEVVDTAKVDQNRLRLLGAAGVIDIGNSVQAVFGTQAEVLKNEILEAL, encoded by the coding sequence ATGAGCGAAACCGCCAAAGATTCAGGGGCACAGCAGAAGTCGGGACTCCGAATACCGGGCTTCGCGCAGCTGCAACGTCTCGGCAAGAGCCTGATGTTGCCGATAGCCGTGCTCCCGGCGGCGGGAATCCTGCTGCGGCTGGGCCAGGACGACCTGCTGGGCCGGATCAAGGTGCCGGTGATCGGGCCGTTCTTCCAGGCTATGAGTGCCGCCGGTGGGGCGTTGTTCGACAATCTGCCGCTGCTGTTCGCCATCGGTGTCGCGATCGGCTTCGCCCGCAAGGCCGACGGTTCGACCGCGCTGGCGGCCGCGGTCGGATACCTGGTGATGCAGGCGGTGTTCAAGACGATGTCGCCGTTCGTGCTCGCCGGTCAGCTCAACAAAGCCGGCGAACAGGCGCAGATCGACTACAAGGTGTTCGGCGGGATTGTCGTCGGCCTGCTCACGGCATGGCTGTTCGACCGTTACCACACGATCGCGCTGCCGTCCTATCTCGGCTTCTTCGGGGGTCGGCGCTTCGTACCGATCGTGGTGTCGGTGGCGGTATTGTTCCTGGCTTTCGCACTGAGTTATTTCTACCCGGTCTTCGATGCGGGCCTGACCGGGCTCGGCAAGTTCATCACCGGTGCGGGGGCACTCGGTGCGTTCGTCTACGGATTCGCCAACCGCATGCTGATACCGCTTGGCCTGCACCACATTCCGAACTCCTACATCTGGTTCCTCTACGGCGACTATCAAACGCCGGGCGGCAAGCTGGTCACCGGTGACATCCCGCGCTTCACCGCGGGCGACCCGACCGGCGGCGCGTACACGGCCGGTTTCTACCCGATCCTCATGTTCGGCCTGCCCGCCGCGGCGCTGGCGATGATCCACGTCGCGAACAAGAAGCAGCGCAAGGTCGCGGTCGGCATCCTGGCCGCCGCCGCGCTGACTGCGTTCCTCACCGGTGTGACCGAACCGCTGGAGTTCGCCTTCATGTTCGTGGCGTTTCCGCTCTACGTCGTGCATGCCGTGCTGACCGGACTGTCGCTGGCCATCGCCTACCTGCTCGATATCCATCTCGGGTTCTCGTTCTCGGCGGGGCTGATCGATTTGGTGCTCTACGGCAATGCGCCCGCGGCGAAGAACGTCCCGCTGTTGATCGTGATGGGCCTGGTGTACTTCGCGGTGTACTACCTGCTGTTCCGATTCGTGATCACGAAGTGGAACATGCGGACCCCGGGGCGCGAGCCCGAAGCCGAGTTCGACGCCGAGGAGCGGGCCAACCTCGGCGACGGCGGAGAATCGGCCACCGCGGTCGAGGTGGGAGGCTCCGTCGGCGGAGGCACCGCTGCCCCGGCCGCCGTTGACAGCAAGGCCGAACAACTCATCGCCGCGTTCGGTGGCCGGGAGAACCTGCGCAACGTCGACGCCTGCATCACCCGCCTGCGGATGGAGGTGGTTGACACCGCCAAAGTCGACCAGAACCGCCTTCGCCTCCTGGGCGCCGCCGGGGTGATCGACATCGGTAACAGCGTCCAGGCCGTGTTCGGCACCCAGGCCGAGGTGCTCAAGAACGAGATCCTCGAGGCGCTTTAG
- a CDS encoding PTS sugar transporter subunit IIA, protein MSTTPVHAPVPGRAVALGDVPDPVFSQAMVGYGAAVDPPHEVIDAVAPVSGRLLKLMPHAYIVMTSENVGVLVHLGLDTVALKGVGFCAHVAEGDTVIAGQTVITYDVPAVVAAGLNPVVPVVVMDEREPGNVVVGDSVAENAVIASGSALFTATK, encoded by the coding sequence ATGAGCACCACACCCGTCCACGCGCCGGTACCCGGACGCGCCGTCGCTCTCGGAGATGTACCCGATCCTGTGTTCTCCCAAGCCATGGTGGGGTACGGCGCTGCGGTCGATCCGCCACATGAGGTGATCGACGCGGTGGCACCCGTCAGCGGGCGGCTCCTCAAGCTGATGCCGCACGCGTACATCGTTATGACGAGTGAGAACGTCGGCGTTCTGGTCCATCTCGGGCTCGACACGGTGGCGCTGAAAGGTGTGGGCTTTTGCGCCCACGTCGCCGAGGGCGACACCGTGATCGCCGGCCAGACGGTGATCACCTACGACGTTCCGGCGGTGGTGGCCGCAGGCCTGAATCCCGTCGTTCCCGTCGTCGTCATGGACGAGCGTGAGCCGGGTAACGTCGTCGTTGGCGACTCGGTCGCTGAGAATGCTGTAATCGCCTCTGGCTCAGCACTTTTCACAGCTACCAAATAG